A section of the Trachemys scripta elegans isolate TJP31775 chromosome 10, CAS_Tse_1.0, whole genome shotgun sequence genome encodes:
- the BFAR gene encoding bifunctional apoptosis regulator — translation MHKGKMEEDVKLQRENEKFKVKADAAPEISRLISVSEFSCHCCYDILVNPTTLNCGHSFCRHCLALWWVSSKKNECPECREKWEGFPKVNILLRDAIEKLFPDAIEQRKEDIQQNSDVAHSLAAFQKHGNDQISAPPNVRRINPRGGGFFSGVLTALTCVAVVLLGYHWSSREYEDDLLVHKPVAKWTPEEVILWLEQLGPWASLYRERFLLVNGRLLLTITDEDFTKTPYHIENSSHRKAIIMELERVKTLGVKPPQNLWEYKAVNPGKSLFLLYALKSSPRLSMLYLYLFDYTEIFLPFIYTICPVQEDEYEDIITKLLDLKDPTWKQWREFIVKYSFLPYQLIAEFAWDWLEIHYWTSRFIIVNAMLLSVLELFSFWRLWSRRELKTIPQRMWSHFWKVSTQGLFVAIFWPIIPQFVCNCLFYWALYFNPIINIDLVVKEVRRLETQVL, via the exons ATGCACAAAGGGAAAATGGAGGAAGATGTGAAGTTACAAAGAGAGAATGAAAAGTTTAAAGTTAAAGCAGATGCTGCTCCTGAGATCAGCCGTCTGATTTCAGTTAGCGAGTTCTCTTGCCATTGCTGTTATGATATTCTGGTGAATCCCACCACCTTGAACTGTGGTCATAGTTTCTGTAGACACTGCCTAGCCTTGTGGTGGGTATCCTCTAAGAAGAATGAGTGTCCAGAATGCAGAGAAAAGTGGGAAGGATTCCCCAAGGTCAACATCCTCCTCAG GGATGCTATTGAAAAGCTATTTCCTGATGCCATTGAACAAAGAAAAGAAGACATTCAGCAAAACAGTGATGTAGCTCACAGCCTTGCAGCCTTCCAAAAACATGGAAATGATCAGATTTCTGCACCTCCAAATGTGAGAAGAATTAATCCTCGAGGAGGGGGTTTTTTCTCTGGTGTTCTGACAGCTTTAACTTGTGTGGCA GTGGTTCTGCTTGGGTATCATTGGAGCAGCAGAGAATATGAAGATGATCTTCTTGTCCACAAACCTGTTGCTAAATGGACTCCCGAAGAGGTGATTCTTTGGCTAGAACAGCTGGGTCCTTGGGCTTCCCTgtatagagagagatttttattaGTGAATGGAAG gcTTCTACTAACAATAACAGACGAAGATTTCACAAAAACTCCTTATCATATAGAGAACAGTAGCCATAGAAAAGCCATCATAATGGAATTGGAACGTGTGAAAACATTGGGAGTTAAACCACCACAGAACCTTTGGGAATACAAG GCAGTAAATCCAGGAAAGTCACTGTTCCTACTATATGCACTAAAGAGCTCTCCAAGACTCAGTATGTTGTATCTATACTTGTTTGATTACACCGAAATATTTCTACCGTTCATCTACACAATATGTCCTGTGCAAGAAGATGAATATGAAGATATTATCACAAAATTATTA gaCCTTAAGGATCCTACTTGGAAACAGTGGAGAGAATTCATTGTTAAGTACTCATTTTTGCCATATCAGTTAATAGCTGAATTTGCTTGGGATTGGTTGGAGATACACTATTGGACGTCACGATTTATAATTGTTAATGCCATGTTGCTCTCTGTTCTGGAATTATTCTCCTTTTGGAGGCTCTGGTCAAGAAGAGAACTGAA gacTATTCCTCAGAGAATGTGGAGCCATTTCTGGAAAGTGTCAACCCAGGGACTTTTTGTTGCTATTTTTTGGCCCATTATTCCTCAGTTTGTCTGCAACTGTCTGTTTTACTGGGCCTTGTACTTTAATCCAATTATAAATATTGATCTTGTGGTAAAAGAAGTACGACGTCTGGAAACACAAGTGCTGTGA